The stretch of DNA CGTCCTTGTCATAGGCAAGCGGCAGGACGACTTCGACCGGGCCCCGGTTCCTGTTGGCGGGAATGGTGGCGCGGAACCGAGGATGCGTGGCCTGCTGATCGCGGGTAAACCCCCGGGGGCCGCCGTCATCGGCGACGTAAGTCGTGGTTTCGACCACCTGCGCCGGTTCGGGTGCGAAACCGAAGGCGGCGGGTATCTGAAGGTTGATGTTGAAGGGTGACCAGTTGTGGATGAAATGGTGGCTGGGATCATAGCCGCCCTCGCACCCAAGCCGCCAATTGGCATGGACGACATAGGGCTCGGCCACGCGGACCGCCATATCCGGGTCGAGAAATCCGGGCGGCACGTCATGGGCCAGCGGCGGCGGGTCAATATCGCCAACGAAGCAGAAGACCAGGCCCTTCGCCTCCTCGACCGGATAGATCTTGATCCCCGCCTGCCCGGCCATGGACGAGGTTGGATCATTGAGAATGCAGGCGATCGTCCCGTCATCGAGGTTATAGGTGAAGGCGTGATGCCAGCAGGTGATCGTGTCGTCCGTATAGAGGAGCGGACGGCATGAGAGGCGCGCCCCGCGATGGGCACACCGGTCTTCAAGCGCGTAGAGTTTCCCCGCCTTGTTGCGAACGAACAGGATTTCCTCGCCCATCAGCACCACCGCCTTGCCGGCGCCGGGGGCGAGATCGCGGGCCGGGAACACCGGGTACCAGTGGTTGCGGAAGCCGAGCTCGGCCTCCACCCACCGCGCCCAGGGCTTCGTGCCCCCGGGCGGGATGGGCGCGGCCTCGACGCCGGTCATGTCCGGCACCCAGGCCGCGCTCCGATACAGAAGATCGCTTGTGATGTCGCTCGATTTTGTTCGGTTCATCGCCGCTCCCCCAGGCCCTGGCACGACCACCCCGGCACATCGCCGGTCTCAGCCGAAACGTTACGGCGATTTTTGGACCAGGGGAACCGGGGGCGTGCGGGGCTACTTGCGCAGAAAATCGATATGGACCCGGTTGAATTCCTCGGGCTCTTCCCATTGCGGCCAATGGGCACTGTTTTCCAGCACCACCATTTCGCTGTTGGGGATGAGCGCCGCGCCCTTCTCTGCCACCGGCACGGTCTGGCCAGGATTGTGGCGAGTCCACAACACCAGGGTCGGGCAGGCGAGCTTCTTGAGAAGCTCGGGGTTGTACCATTTCTCCTGCCGGGCGGGATCCAGCAGCGTGCCGATGCTCTGTTCGGCAATGCGCCGGATAATCGCGGCGCGCCCCGGTGCCGAATAGATTCTGTGTCGGATGTCCACAAGCTCTTCCGTCACGCTGTGATCCTCGTACATGAGCCAGCGGATGCGCGCGCGGATCGCCTCGCGGTCGGGAGCCCCGGTCGCCTTGCGGCTGCGCTCCAGGAGGTCCTGCAACTCCTTCTCGCCCTCCTTGTCCGCCGGCAGCATCATGCCGGTGTTCATGACAATCTTGTTGACCCGGTCGGGATGCGCGAGGGCAAACCATGAGGACACCGTGGCGCCCAGCGATTCGCCGGAGACATGAACGCGGTCTGCTCCGATGGCGTCGACGAAATTCTTGAGGAAATCGACATAGTCCTGCATCCCGTATTCGATATCGGGCATGTCGGTATAACCGTGCCCGACCATGTCGATGGCGTAGACGTGGAAGTGCTTTGCATGCGCCTCGATATTGCGCAGATACGCTTCCGCATGGCCGCCTGTGCCGTGGAGGAAAATCAGCGTCGGCCCGTCGCCGGCTTCGATCGCGCGGGTGCGGACGCCTCCCGCGTCGTAATAGGTCTGCTTGAATTCCACCCCGGCCAGATCGGTCCAAATCGTACTCATGCAATTATCCTTTTTTCGTTGGTCCGGCCCGGCTCCGGCGGATGACCCCAGGGCGGGCGCGGCATTGACTGAAAGCGGGCGCCATCCTACCGGCAGGGCGGGGGATGAAACAATGGAAGACCAAAAATCCTCGTCCCGGTAGGGTGGAGACAAACCATAAAACGCAATATGTTGCGGGCACCGGATGGGTTACCTTGTGCCGGCCCGCTGGCGCCGGTGCCGCCGTGGCGATCCCTTGCGGGCCGCAGGCAATACACAAGGGACCTTCGGGGCAGGCGAAGTTCAGATCGGGGCGACCGGCACGAATGCCGGCTTGCCGGAAAGCCGGGCATGGCAAAGCGGAAGAAGACTGGGCAACACCGGATCATTCCCGAGCCCCTCCGTCAGGGGCTCAGACAGGGCGGCGTGCTGGTGCGGGGGGCTGTTCTGGCCGTGCTCGGCCTCGCGACCGTTCTGGCGCTGGCGAGTTTCGATGCGGCCGACCCGTCCTTCAACCGCGCCACGCCGGCGCCCCCGGCCAACTGGCTGCACCTGCCGGGCGCCTACGGTGCCGACCTCCTGCTGCAAACGCTGGGCCTCGCCGCCATTTTGATCGGGCTCGCGCTTCTGGCGTGGGGCGGGCAAATCCTGTTTCGTCCCGAGCACCGCCTGTCACGCCCCTGGCTGCGCCTGTGCCTGCTGCCGCTCGCCGTGCTCCTGGGCGCGGTCGCGCTGGCCGGCGTGCCGGCTCCCCATGCGTGGCCCTTCAGCGCCGGGCTCGGGGGGGTCACGGGCGCGCTCGGCATCAGCCGGGCGGCCGAGATCGTGAACATCTGGTGGGGGCTCGACCAGGCCCGCCCCCTCGTCGCCATCGCGGCCGCCCTGCCGGGACTGGCGGCGGGCATCTGGGCGCTCGGCTTCGAGGCGTCGGAATGGTCCTGGGCGGGCCGCAACCTGCGCGCCGGCGCGGCCTGGATTGGTGGCCACGCGACCTCTGCCCTCGGCCTTGCGGCCCGCGGCATTGCCGCCCTTCTCCTCTGGCTTTGGGGCACCGCGCGCCGCGCCCTCGCCCGCCTCAAAGGGGGCCATGTCGCGATCCCCGATGTCGCGGCCTTCGTCAAGGACCACCTGCCGAGGGTCACGGTTTCTCCGCCGCCGGCACTGCAGGGCGAGGCCGGTGCGCCGGCCGCGCCGGCGGATCCGCCGGCCGCGCCCACGCCGGAAGGGTTTCGCGCGACCGCGGAAGGCAGCCGGGAGCCTGTGGTGACGCCCCGGCCCAGACCGGCGCCGGGCAAGCGTGCGGAAGCTGCGCGACAGGCGCGGCTTAATCTGGGGGGCGAATCCTACGAGATGCCGGGGCTCGAGCTTCTGACCGAAGCACCGCCCGGACGACGGACGGCGGCGCAGAACAATGAGAGCCTCAAGCAGAATGCCCGCATGCTGGAATCGGTGCTTGAGGATTTCGGCATCAAGGGCGAGATCACCGAGGTGCGGCCGGGGCCTGTGGTCACGCTTTACGAACTGGTTCCGGCGCCGGGGGTCAAGACGTCTCGCGTTGTGGCGCTGGCCGATGACATCGCACGCTCGATGAGCGCGGTATCGGCCCGCGTCGCCGTGGTGCCGGGGCGGAATGCGATCGGCATTGAACTGCCCAATAGCGAGCGCGAGACTGTCTGTCTCCGCGAAATTCTGGGGTCCAGCACGTATGAGCGAAGCACGGCCCGGCTGCCGCTTGTGCTTGGCAAGGATATAGGCGGCGCCCCTGAGATCGTCGACCTTGCCCGAATGCCGCATCTTCTGATTGCCGGCACGACGGGCTCGGGCAAGTCGGTGGCGATCAACGACATGATCCTTTCGCTCCTGTACCGGCTGACGCCGGATGAGTGCAAGCTCATCATGATCGACCCGAAAATGCTCGAGCTGTCGATATACGAGGGGATTCCCCACCTGATCGCTCCCGTGGTGACCGAGCCCAAGAAGGCGGTTGTCGCCCTTAAATGGGCGGTGCGGGAAATGGAGACGCGCTACCGCAACATGTCCAAGCTCGGGGTGCGCAATATCACCGGCTATAACGAGCGGGTGGGCGAAGCCAAGGGCAAGGGCGAGGTGCTGAGCCGGCGCATTCATACCGGATACGACGAGGAGACCGGCAAGCCGGTCTATGAGGACGAGACTCTCGACCTCACGCCGATGCCCTATATCGTCATCATCGTCGACGAGATGGCAGATCTCATGCTGGTCGCCGGCAAGGATATCGAGGCGACGATCCAGCGGCTCGCTCAGATGGCGCGGGCCGCCGGCATTCACCTCATCATGGCGACGCAGCGCCCGTCGGTCGATGTCATCACCGGCACCATCAAGGCTAATTTCCCCAACCGGATCAGCTTTCAGGTCACGTCGAAGATCGATTCGCGGACCATCCTGGGTGAGCCCGGCGCCGAACAGCTGCTCGGCCAGGGCGACATGCTGCACATGGGATCGGGTGGCCGCATCGCGCGCGTGCATGGTCCCTTCGTCAGCGACGAGGAGGTCGAGGCCGTGGTCGCCGCGCTCCGCGCGCAGGGCGAGCCGGCCTATCAGGAAGCGGTGACCGAGGAGATCGAGGACGGCACCGGGGGGGACAGCGGTGCCGGCAATCGCGACGGGTATGACGAGCTGTTCGACGAGGCGGTTGCGCTGGTTGTGCGCGAGGGGAAGGCGTCGACCAGTTTTGTCCAGCGGCATCTGCAGATCGGCTACAACCGGGCGGCGCGCATCATCGAACAGATGGAACGCGACGGCGTGGTCAGCCCGGCCGATCGCGTGGGCCGGCGCGAAGTACTGGCGCCGGGCCGGGACGAGGCGACCGGGTGAGACGGGGGGGCCGGATCCGGCTGCCCTCGTTCCGCCATCGGGCGCGGGCAGACTGGCAGCAATGACGATCTTTCGGACATGCCTGCGGATTTTGGGCGTTGCCGCGCTCGCCCTGATCATCGCCCGGCCGGGAACGTCCGGCGCGGCCAGCGACCTGGCGCGGGTCGAAGCATATCTCGACGGGCTCGACCAGTTTCGCGCCGAGTTCACGCAGTACGCGCCCGGCGGCCAGGTGAGCCGCGGCAAGCTCTATATGAAACGGCCCGATTCCCTGCGGCTCGAATACGCCCCGCCGGAGACGCTGCTTGTCGTGGGCGACGATGGCTGGCTTACCCTTTACGACCGGGAATTGGAGCAGGCCGACAGGATCCAGACACGGGACACGCCGGCCGGTATTTTGTTGCGTGACCGAATTGATTTTTCCGACGATGTGACCCTCCGCCGGCTTTCGCGCGAGGGAGGGCTGTTGCGGGTGACCCTGCAAAATGCCGAGCAGCCCGAAGCGGGGTTCCTGACCCTGATTTTCGAGGATGATCCGCTGATCCTCCGGCAATGGACCGTGCGGGATCCGCAAGGGCTCGAGACCACTGTGGTGCTCGAATCCCTGGATCGGGGGGCTGATCTCGATCCGGCCCTGTTCAAGTTTGACGCGCCCCTCTGGACGGATCGGTAAAAACCTCTCGGCGGCGCTGGTTTCTGCGGTTTCGAGGAATAAATGCCGAAGCCTCTTGAAGACACCTTTGATAGTTTCTAAATTGTACGAAAGGAGAGGTCCAGGATCGGCGCCTTCCCCCCTAGACGCCACGACCTCTCCCCGGAATGCGTTACCCCGCGCATTTCGATCTCCGGCCGGAGACTGGACCCCTGGTCAGCCCCCTGACCAGGGGTCCTCTACTTTCCCCGAACGGCCCCGCCAGGTAGTGCGGTCATACTTTTTTAGTCTGACCTTCGGAACCCCTGGAACAGGCCGGAAACTCTTTGAATCCCGCTGTTTCGAGAGAGTGACGCGGCAGGTAGTGCCCCGAGGTAGTGAAATCCGGATGGCCGCCAGTCGGCCGGTCGTGGGGCGCGGCGCAGGGCGATTGCATGCCGGGCGCGCGCGTGCGATTCTGACTTCGCCATGTCGATTCGCCTGACCACTTGGAACATCAATTCTGTCCGGCTGCGCCTGGACCTGCTGCGCCAACTGGCCGAGATCCAGGCGCCGGACGTCATCTGCCTGCAGGAAACCAAGGTGATGGACGAATTATTTCCCCATGGGGCGGTGGAAGCGCTCGGTTACCCCTATCAGGCCATATACGGGATGAAGGGCTATAACGGCGTCGCGATCCTCTCCAAACTGCCCCTCGGGCCCGCGGGGCGTCGCGACTGGTGCGGCCGGCGCGATGCCCGCCATGTTTTCGCCACCCTGCCGGGCGGGGTCGAGCTTCACAACCTCTACGTACCGGCCGGGGGCGATCTGCCCGATCCCGAAGCAAACGAAAAATTCGCCCACAAGCTTCAATTTCTCAACGAACTCGAGGCCTGGCTGAAAGACGAGGCCCGCGCCGCGGTGCCCGCGCGGTCCCCCAAGGCGGCCAAGGGGGCCAAGGGAGCCAAGGCGGTGGGCGCCGCCGTCACGCCGGGGGCGGGCGGGCGTATTCTGGTCGGGGACCTGAACATCGCGCCCCTCGAGGCCGATGTCTGGTCCCACAAGCAGCTTCTCTCCGTCGTGTCCCATACCCCGGTCGAGGTCGAGCACCTGACCCGATGCCAGGCCGCTTACGACTGGGTGGATGCGGTGCGCCATTTCATTCCGGAACCGGAACAGGTTTTCACCTGGTGGAGCTATCGCAACCGGGACTGGGCGAAATCGGACCGCGGGCGGCGGCTCGACCATATCTGGGTGAGCCCGGAACTGGCTCCGGCACTGGCGGGGGCGGAGATCCTGCGGGAGGCCAGGGACTGGCAGAAACCCTCGGATCACGTCCCCGTCACGGTGACCCTCGATCTGCCGCGGGTCTAGCCCTGCTTGCCGCGCCGCCAGATCATTTCGATTCCGAAACAATTAGCGCTGCCGTCCGGCCGGGCGAGGCGGATCAGGGCGCCAGCCGATAGCCGCCGGGCTCGGTCACCAGAAGGGTGGCGTTGGCCGGGTCGCGCTCGATCTTCTGGCGCAGCCGGTAGACATGGGTCTCCAGCGTGTGGGTCGTGACCCCGGCATTATAGCCCCAGACCTCATTGAGAAGCTGGTCGCGGGCCACCACCTTGCCGTCGGCGCGATACAGGTATTTAAGGATCTGGGTCTCCTTTTCGGTCAGCCGCACCTTACCGCCGCCGTTGCCGTCCTCGAGCACCTTGCCCGCCGGACGAAAGGTGAAGGGGCCAATGGTGAAGACCGCGTCCTCGCTCTGCTGATGCTGGCGGAGCTGGGCGCGGAGGCGGGCCAGCAGCACACCGATGCGAAACGGCTTGGTGATGTAGTCATTGGCCCCGGAATCGAGGCCGAGAATGGCGTCGGAATCCGTGGCCGCGCCGGTCAGCATGATGATAGGCGACTTGAGCCCGGCCCGGCGCATGAGCCGGCACACCTCGCGCCCGTCCATATCCGGCAGGCCCACGTCCAGGAACACGGCGTCGAAATGGCCCGACTTTATCTGTTCGAGCGCCGCCGCGCCGTCGGCCGCCTGGACCGTTTCGAAGTCCTCGTACAGATCAAGCTGCTCGGCCAGCGACTGGCGCAGGGTTTCGTCATCATCGACAAGAAGGAGCCGTGTAGCAGGCATATCTTCCTCTTCTCTTGAGTCCCGGGCCGGCCGCCGTGCGGCGCGCCGGACGCCGCTCACATAGCACAAAACGAGCCGGGAGGTCTTGCGCCAGACCGACCACCAGACCGACCACCAGACCGACCGCCAAACTAGCGCCAGACCGGCGCCCGGGCCGGGCCGGGAGGGCCGGTCGCCGCTCCGGCGCCACAGCCGCAGTCTTGGCCCGGAATCGGGCGGAAACAGGGCGCCCGCGCCCGGGATCGGCCGCCGCCCGCTTATCTTCGCCGAAACCGTCACGGTTAAGAAAACCGTGTTCCGAAAGACACGCCGCGCCGGATAAGCGCGTTATGCGCCATCGAAGGGGATTGAATCGACTCTGGCAGGCGGGTTCGGCCATGGTAGTCTGAAGGGTGCCGGACAGTCCTTAACGATCCCTCGGGGTGCGCCCCCGAGCGGGGCGGTCCCGGGCAGGAGACGAGAATGAACAGAGGCACACGCGGATCGGAGGCACAGGTCATCGCCGCCGGCGATCGGCAGGTGGCGCGGACGGCGCGGCACCGGCTGCGCCGCGCGCTCGCGCCGGCCCTCGTCCTGGTGCTCGCCTCCTTTGCCATGCCGGCCCTCGCCGCTGGCGAGACGGTCACCGTCGCGCCGCGTGCAGGTGCTCCCGAGGACACGCTTTCGCTCCGGTTCGTCGATCAGAACCTGGCCCGCCCGGGCGCGCCGGGGCTGGGTCTGGGCGCGATGGCGCTCAGCCAGTTCGACGCCGACACGCGCCCGGCCTTCTTCACGCCGCGCTTCGGGACCGCCGGCGGCGGCATGCGGCTCAGCATTTCGGGCGCCGATGCCGAGGCGCCCGATGACGGGTTCCGGTTCAGCGTCCCCACGGTCCAGACCGGTCATCGGACCGGCTTCGGTCTTTCCGGGACCGTGTTCGACGGATTCGAGGTCGGCATAGGCGCGGGCTACTCGCGCCTCGAGAACCGCTTCAGCCATTACCTCGGCCTCACCGACGGTATCGATGTGGACGGCCATATTCGCTACGGCGCCTTCGCGCTGGGCGCGGGGCTCTCCCACCAGCTCAGCCAGCAGGGCGGCGAAGGCCGGCTGGCGGGAACCAGTCTCGGCCGGTCCTTCGGCGTTGGCCTGTCCTATGAATTCGGCCAGGGGCTGGTCAGCCTGTCGGGCTCGCGCGGGCTTGGCACCAATTCGCTCTTCATCGATCGCACCGATACCGAGGACAGCGTCAAGCTTGCCGGGCGCTATGCCGTCGGCGAGAAGATGAACCTGCGCGCCGCCTTTTCGGTCAGTGAAAAAGACCAGGCGACGGAGGCGGCACCCCTGCTGCCGTTCGACGATTGGGCCCTGCTCACTGGTTTCGAATTTTCGTTCTGATGCCGGCCGCGATCCGGGCCACCAGTTTCGCCGTATCAGAACCACAATTGCCCCGCCGATACTTGGCCAGGGCCGGGTCGACCGGCGCCTGAACGCGGCGGCGGCGGAAAATCGCGCGACGCATCATGACCTTGCCCCAGCTTCATTACGGCCGGACCGACGACCCCTCGCGCCTGATCCCCGTGGACCGGGCGCTCGCCGACCTGCGCCGGGGCGGTTTCGTCGGACTGCGCCGGGGCCGGGAGGCCTATCTCATGCTGGCGGGTGAAACCGTCAGCGACGAAACCCTGGGCCGTCTCAGGGTTCTTTCCGGCAATCCCCCGCGCGCGGCGATCACGCCGCCCCGCGCGGCCGCGCTCGGGCTGGGGCCGGAAAAAGCCGAATCGCCGATCCCTGCCGCCGCCGCCGCCGCCTACGTCCTGCCGCTGGCGCGCGGGACGGGGGCCGGGGTGGTCCGGCTTCTCGCCGATCCGCTGGCGACAGTCCCGGGAGACTTTGAAACCGGGGGCGACGTCCGGGCAGCCGAGGAGGGAGGCGCCGAACATGCGGCGCTGGCCCTGACCAAGCTGGCGCGCCTTCTGCCGGCCGCGGTCATCGCGCCGCTGCAGCCGCTTGAGGACGGCACCACCTTCCCGGAAAAAATCGACGGCCTTGATCTGATGGTGGTCGAGGCGGCGGATGCCTTCCGCTACGAGGAAGAGGTGGCCCGTCATCTCCGCGCGGTGGGAGAGGCGCATATCCCGCTCGAGGATGCCGCCGATACACGGGTCATCGCCTTTCGCCCCGATGATGGGGGCACGGAGCACCTGGCGATCGTGATCGGCCAGGTGGACACCTCCCGCCCGGTGCTCGTCCGCCTGCATTCCGAATGCCTGACGGGCGATCTGCTGGGCAGCCTGCGCTGCGATTGCGGCCCGCAACTGCGCGGTGCGATCAAGGAGATCGCGACCAACGGCGCCGGGATAGTGCTGTATCTCGCCCAGGAAGGGCGGGGCATCGGCCTCGTCAACAAGCTGCACGCCTACCGGCTTCAGGACGAGGGGCTCGATACCTTCGATGCCAATGAGCGCGTCGGCTACGAGGCGGATGAGCGGGTCTACATCGTCGCAGCCGAAATGCTGAAGCAGTTGCGTGTCGACCAGGTCCGGCTGATGACAAACAATCCCGACAAGATGCGCCACCTCGAGGCGCACGGCGTCGAGGTCACCGAGCGTGTGGCCCATGTCTTTCCCTCGAACCCGCATAACGAGCGCTACCTCTTCACCAAGGCCGACAAGGGCGGCCACCTGCTTTAGCCGGCAGAATCGACCGGGCGTTTTTTGGCCGCCCCCCGGCAATTCCTGCCGCCCCCCGCCCCGGCCCCGGTCGGATGCGGCCGCCCGGCCCCTAAGTCCATGAGTTCGCTGGAAAAGAAAGTCCGGGATCCGTCCCCATACTGGCATCGTCCTTGCGGCGCCGCCTGTGGATCAGCCCCGGAGCCAACGCCCCATGCCGCTTGCCGAGACGCCGGCCACCCTGCCGGCGAATGCCCTGAACCATCTGAAGGTCCATGCCCGGGCGAGCGCGTCGGACGGCCCGCCCCATGCGTTCGACCATCTTCTCGACGCCTTCGCGAACTCGGCCCGCCCGGCCCCGGCCCTTGCCGCGGCGCTGCCGGATGCGGCCGGCGCGACACCGCAGGCGGAAGAGGAGGGGTTCTTCGACCACCTCCTGGATGTCGTCAATCCGATGCAGCACATCCCGGTCGTCAGCAATTTTTACCGCGAATATGTCGACGATCCCATCAGCGCCGTGCCCCGTATTCTGGGCGGCGCGCTGTTCGGCGGGCCAATCGGCGCCGCCAGCGCGGCCGCCAATGCGGTCCTCGACTGGATCAGCGGCGACGATCTGGGCGGCCATGTTATCGCGCTCTTTCGGGCTTCGCCAGCGGCGCCCGAAACCCTGGCCGAGAAGCCCGATGCCGCACCGGCGCCAGCGGACAACGTGTCCGTGGCGGCCCGGGTCTCCGATGCGCCTGGCGACGAGCCGCTGGCCGGCACCGACTTAACGATGCCGAACGACTTGGCGGCAGTCCCGGCGCAAGCGGTCGCGGATCGGATGATGACGGCGCTCGACAAGTATCAGCAGATGATGCGCGAGACAGCGCGCGCGGCCGAAGCGGCGCGGGCCGCGGCGGGCGGGGGAACGGCCGCCACGCGACTTGAATTGCAGCTTTAGGACGGCCCCCATATAAGAGGCACATGCATCTGCTGCTGACCTCGCCCCGAACCCTGGCCTGGGAAGGCGAAACCCTGCCCTGCGCCATCGGGCCAGCCGGGGTGCGGCGGCGCAAGGTGGAGGGCGACCAGGCGACGCCGGCCGGCCGCTTCCCGCTGCGCCGCGTGCTGTACCGGCCCGACCGGATCGCCGATCTTGAAACCCGGTTGCCCGCGGCCCCGCTGCGCGAGGGGCTTGGCTGGTGCGACGACCCCCGCGATCCGGCCTACAATTCGATGGTGGCGCTGCCTTACGAGGCGCGGTGCGAGAAACTGTGGCGCCCGGATCATCTCTACGACGTGATTGTCGTGGTCGGGTTCAACGACGACCCGCCGCGCCCCGGCCGGGGCAGCGCGATCTTTCTCCACCTCGCCCATGACGATTTCCGCCCGACGCAGGGATGCGTCGCGCTGGGCGAAAGGGATCTGCGGCGGGTCCTGCGAACCGCCACGCGCGAGACCCATCTTGTGGTGCCCGACACATTGGCGACTGACTAGGGCTGATCCGGGCGCGGGCCGAAAATGCCGGTGCCGACGCGGACATGGGTTGCGCCGAGGCGCACCGCGATCCCGACATCGTCGCTCATCCCCATGCTGAGGCCCGGCAGGCCCAACTCTCCCGCGAGTTTCGCCAGAAAGGCGAAGTGCACGGCCGGCGGCTCGTCCACTGGCGGCAGGCACATGAGCCCGATCACCGGCAGGCCCAGTTCGCCCGCGGCCAGCGCATGCAGGGCCGGCAAATCGGCCGGCGCCACGCCCGATTTCTGCGGCTCTTCGCCCGTATTCACCTGAATGAAAAGATCCGGAAATGACCGGCCCGGCCGCCGGTCGCGTTCGCGGGCGAGCGCCCGGGCGAGCCGGTCCCGATCGAGGGTATGGATCGCCTGAAACAACTCGACCGCCTGGGACACCTTGTTGGTTTGCAGCGGCCCCACGAGATGCAGCGAAACAGCGTCATATCGCGCGCGCAGTTCCGGCCAGCGCGCGGCCGCTTCCTGCACGCGATTTTCGCCGAAGACCCGCTGCCCGGCCGCGAGCGCCGCCTCGATGCGATGGGCCGGCTGTTTCTTCGATATCGCGATCAGGGTCACGTCCTCCCCCCGCCGGCCGGCCCCGGCGGCGGCCTCGCCGATCAGCCCGCGCAGCCCCGAGAGGCGCTCGGCGATGGCGGCGGCTTCGAGGGTTTCTTGGCTGGTCATGGCCGGTTCCGGAAAGGCGTTGGCATCCGTCTTTCTTTGCCGTTTTTCGGCGCCCGTGCAACAGTCCCGCGCAAAAGAAAGAGGCCCCCATGACCATCCGCGCAACAGGAGCCGCACCGCGATGGCCCCGCCCTTTGCCCCGGGGCGCGGCGTCTCCGTCAGTGATCGCGCTGACCGATGATGCGCGCGGTGGCGACCCCCTTCGCCTGCCCGCCGCTTTGCCACCCGGAAGCCTCGTCATCTTTCGCCATTATGGTGCGCCCGATCGGGCCGCCCTCGCGCGCCGGCTCGCCCGGGCCTGTCGCCAGCACGGCATCTTTCTCGCCCGGGCCTGCCGGCCCCAAGACGGGCTCCGGCCCGCTTTGGCGCGCCGCGGCGCCTGGCATCTGAGCGCCCCCTGGCTCAAACGCCACCCCGTCCGCGCCCGGCGCCGGCCCGGCCGCCGCCTGAGCGCTGCCGTCCATGGGCTGCCGGAGCTTTTCCGGGCCAAGCGCGCCGGCGTCCGCCTGGTGCTGGTTTCCCCGGTCTTCGCCACCGCCTCCCATCCGGGCCGCCGGCCCCTTGGTGCGGTACGATTCGCCGCTCTCTGCCGGGCCGCGCGCCGGCAGGGAATGGCGGTCTACGCCCTCGGCGGATTGGGCCCCGGCCGCGTCGCCCGCGTCCGCGCCGCGGGGGCCGCGGGGATCGCCGGCGTTTCGGCCTTCGCCCCCTCTCTTGACCGGGGGGCCAAAGAGGCCGAAAAAAAGCCCCTGGGCGGCCGCGTCCCTGCCGGGGGGTAAGGATCGGGCGCCGCGTCCCGCCTGCCTCGCTCGTCTCGTCGTCAGGAGAATCCTCGTGCTACAACTCGCCCACCGTTCCGGCACTGCCGCCGCCCGGCACCGGGTTCGCGACGGCCTCTTCGCCGCCGTGCTGGCCAGCGTCTTTCTCGGCGGCTGCCAGAACGGCCTCGACATGGATGCGGGTTCCCTTTCCGGGCTTTTCGGTTTCGACGGGCGCGGCGTCAATGATGAGTTGTGGATGGCGAGCATCGATACGCTGTCTTTCGTGCGCACCGTGCGCGACGAGGACGACGGGCTGATCGTGAGCGACTGGTACGCGCCGCCCGAGGCGCCGGATGAACGGTTCCGGGTGCGGGTTTTCGTGCTCGGCTCCGATCTGACACGGAGCAACCTGCGCGTCTCGGTCCTGCGCCAGTG from Alphaproteobacteria bacterium encodes:
- a CDS encoding DNA translocase FtsK 4TM domain-containing protein; the encoded protein is MAKRKKTGQHRIIPEPLRQGLRQGGVLVRGAVLAVLGLATVLALASFDAADPSFNRATPAPPANWLHLPGAYGADLLLQTLGLAAILIGLALLAWGGQILFRPEHRLSRPWLRLCLLPLAVLLGAVALAGVPAPHAWPFSAGLGGVTGALGISRAAEIVNIWWGLDQARPLVAIAAALPGLAAGIWALGFEASEWSWAGRNLRAGAAWIGGHATSALGLAARGIAALLLWLWGTARRALARLKGGHVAIPDVAAFVKDHLPRVTVSPPPALQGEAGAPAAPADPPAAPTPEGFRATAEGSREPVVTPRPRPAPGKRAEAARQARLNLGGESYEMPGLELLTEAPPGRRTAAQNNESLKQNARMLESVLEDFGIKGEITEVRPGPVVTLYELVPAPGVKTSRVVALADDIARSMSAVSARVAVVPGRNAIGIELPNSERETVCLREILGSSTYERSTARLPLVLGKDIGGAPEIVDLARMPHLLIAGTTGSGKSVAINDMILSLLYRLTPDECKLIMIDPKMLELSIYEGIPHLIAPVVTEPKKAVVALKWAVREMETRYRNMSKLGVRNITGYNERVGEAKGKGEVLSRRIHTGYDEETGKPVYEDETLDLTPMPYIVIIVDEMADLMLVAGKDIEATIQRLAQMARAAGIHLIMATQRPSVDVITGTIKANFPNRISFQVTSKIDSRTILGEPGAEQLLGQGDMLHMGSGGRIARVHGPFVSDEEVEAVVAALRAQGEPAYQEAVTEEIEDGTGGDSGAGNRDGYDELFDEAVALVVREGKASTSFVQRHLQIGYNRAARIIEQMERDGVVSPADRVGRREVLAPGRDEATG
- a CDS encoding outer membrane lipoprotein carrier protein LolA; protein product: MTIFRTCLRILGVAALALIIARPGTSGAASDLARVEAYLDGLDQFRAEFTQYAPGGQVSRGKLYMKRPDSLRLEYAPPETLLVVGDDGWLTLYDRELEQADRIQTRDTPAGILLRDRIDFSDDVTLRRLSREGGLLRVTLQNAEQPEAGFLTLIFEDDPLILRQWTVRDPQGLETTVVLESLDRGADLDPALFKFDAPLWTDR
- a CDS encoding endonuclease/exonuclease/phosphatase family protein; this encodes MSIRLTTWNINSVRLRLDLLRQLAEIQAPDVICLQETKVMDELFPHGAVEALGYPYQAIYGMKGYNGVAILSKLPLGPAGRRDWCGRRDARHVFATLPGGVELHNLYVPAGGDLPDPEANEKFAHKLQFLNELEAWLKDEARAAVPARSPKAAKGAKGAKAVGAAVTPGAGGRILVGDLNIAPLEADVWSHKQLLSVVSHTPVEVEHLTRCQAAYDWVDAVRHFIPEPEQVFTWWSYRNRDWAKSDRGRRLDHIWVSPELAPALAGAEILREARDWQKPSDHVPVTVTLDLPRV
- a CDS encoding alpha/beta hydrolase — translated: MSTIWTDLAGVEFKQTYYDAGGVRTRAIEAGDGPTLIFLHGTGGHAEAYLRNIEAHAKHFHVYAIDMVGHGYTDMPDIEYGMQDYVDFLKNFVDAIGADRVHVSGESLGATVSSWFALAHPDRVNKIVMNTGMMLPADKEGEKELQDLLERSRKATGAPDREAIRARIRWLMYEDHSVTEELVDIRHRIYSAPGRAAIIRRIAEQSIGTLLDPARQEKWYNPELLKKLACPTLVLWTRHNPGQTVPVAEKGAALIPNSEMVVLENSAHWPQWEEPEEFNRVHIDFLRK
- a CDS encoding Rieske 2Fe-2S domain-containing protein; its protein translation is MNRTKSSDITSDLLYRSAAWVPDMTGVEAAPIPPGGTKPWARWVEAELGFRNHWYPVFPARDLAPGAGKAVVLMGEEILFVRNKAGKLYALEDRCAHRGARLSCRPLLYTDDTITCWHHAFTYNLDDGTIACILNDPTSSMAGQAGIKIYPVEEAKGLVFCFVGDIDPPPLAHDVPPGFLDPDMAVRVAEPYVVHANWRLGCEGGYDPSHHFIHNWSPFNINLQIPAAFGFAPEPAQVVETTTYVADDGGPRGFTRDQQATHPRFRATIPANRNRGPVEVVLPLAYDKDEAEIRAMGEVNYTTKVGLWLPCGLKVDPWPYPGLFHNEYYVPRDATSHYYIQCGWRRVSSEAEREDWETGELGRVRWEVPVVEDFTSADAFAREGTTKFYDEEGGWELERLNQPDIELLMWRIFASDQARGIQKPDHTKGRFKR
- a CDS encoding response regulator transcription factor, with translation MPATRLLLVDDDETLRQSLAEQLDLYEDFETVQAADGAAALEQIKSGHFDAVFLDVGLPDMDGREVCRLMRRAGLKSPIIMLTGAATDSDAILGLDSGANDYITKPFRIGVLLARLRAQLRQHQQSEDAVFTIGPFTFRPAGKVLEDGNGGGKVRLTEKETQILKYLYRADGKVVARDQLLNEVWGYNAGVTTHTLETHVYRLRQKIERDPANATLLVTEPGGYRLAP